gagagagagagagagagagaaagagagagagggagcaggGAGGGAAACAGCCAAGAGGGACAGTGTCTTGAACGCGCAAAGCGTAACTCGATCGGTAAAGTAAGCCTTCTCCCCATTGTTCTCGCGAGTCCCAGCGTTATTATGAGCGAGCTCCGCGCGCAAGTTGGCCGAGAGCAGCTCGAGCGCGAAAGTTTATTTACTCCCGTTTTAAAATACGGGCCAGCGGCTCGATACAATGAGCTCCGCGGAGCAGTTTCCGCGTATTAATTGGGTGCGAAAAACTTACCGTTCAGCACGTGGACGACGACGGTGGCGCGGGCGGCCTTGCTGGATACGCAGCTGTAATTGCCGCTGTCGCCGAGGGAGGCCCGCGTTATCAGGAGCTTGCTCGTCGTGCCGATCTTCGACTTCTCCGTCTCGAGCGAGACGCCGCCCCTGCGAACAAAGCGCCGGCTCTTAATTGCCGCCGACTATACTGCGGGAGCTTTGATTTATCGCTACGAGTGCGCCAAATAATTCTTTGATTAATTGCGCGGCCGGGGATTCCCCGTTCTTTCGGGCCCGGAGTCTTTCCTCCGCGCCGGGTATTAGGGGGCGTATTATGGAGCGGACGGACGGTAAGTTGTTGCCGCCGCGCTGATAGCGGGATTTCGTGCGCCGACTCTATACTGGCTACCTATAGCTACATAGGTATACGGACGCCGCGGAGACTGCAGCGCTCATCGTTATCGgatttcgctcgctcgcggggCATTACTTTTAAGGATCCGGCGCGCGGctgctttttgaatttcgagcGCCGTAAACACAGCCGGTCTTAATCCCGCCTTCGACATTAGCGGCGCCGCGAGAGgtttgctgtaaaaatttatCTGGCGCGTAAAGCGCCGGTTACTTTGCGCGCTCGGCGCGACATTTTACActttatttgaataatgccCGCGTATATATTCAAGAAAATTTAACGACCGCCATAAAAATGCGAAATGCATCGTTTGATGCGCGGGACGAAAATCGAGGTTAAAACTGGTATTGAGAAGTTCAGGCGCGGCGACAAAAGTTTTAAGtgctttttaaaattcaattttcgatCGCAATTGCGAGGCTCATCCGCGAGAGCTCGAAAAATCTGATCCGGCCCGACTTGTACAATGGCGCGCAGTGCCTAATTAAGGCACGTATATAggcgcgcaaaaaagcctCGGAGCTCTGATTGAAAATCTCCGGCCGTAAATTCTTCACGATCTCATCGGTAAATGGCCGAATCGCATGTTCGCGCTCGCGGCCAAATGAGCCTTGCTAAAGCAAATTCCGATAATTAGAGACTTTTCAGGCGCTCTCGCAACAGCGGCGCCTCGATTTCAACATGCGCGCAGAGCCGCTAATTAGAGCCGCCGCgccgtcgacgacgacgatatcGAATTAAGCCGCGTATTCTCGCAGTCCTCCTTTTTCCGCGGCATCGATTTTCCGCGTTCGTCCCGGGGAATCTTTTTTCTGGAAAAATTTCCTTGTTTACGCGACTGGCCGAGCAGAAAGTGCAGCGGTAGAAAGAATTATTGTATTAGCCCGCGGAAACGCGCTTTATTACGCCGAGGAATTTATGGCCGCAGCCTTGGATGCGCGACTCGCTGCTCGTAAAACATCGGGCCGCCGCGCGGACAGTTGGCTGAAAAGTTGCTTGCCTAATCGAAGTTTATAGGTCGACTCCGCGCAGTGTCCCGGGCTCGAATCGATTTTCCGATTTTCGTCCGCGTGACGCGCTTTGACGAATTCGAAAAAGTCCGCGGCGACTGCAGTAAAGGGGCGAGGAAAAAATGTTACGGGGCGCAGCGCCGGCAACTTCCTTTACTGCCCCCCGAGCTCGCGCAACTCGCTTAATCGAACTTTATACGTCGGCGGCTTCTTGCTTGTTTCGAAAAATTGCCCGATGTATCGATCTTCTTCCCGCTCAACCGCCGCGGCAGAGACCATAGAATTGTCGCTTTTAAAAGCACCGGGCAGCCTTAATATGCATTGGATTTACGGTCGTTAAGTTTTTAACGCCGTCCCGGCCGGGGAATTCGCAATAAAAAGCCGTGTTTCGCAGAATGCCATACATAGGCAAGCAGTCGTAAagtgattttaaattttcagcGAGCCGCCTGGGCGAGAATCAAAGCCGGCGCTCTTGAATGAAGGCGCGTGGAGGAAAAGGGGAGATGTCCGCTCACCTCGGTCCGTCGAAATCGATGACGGTGCCGGCGTGGTACCAAGTCACGTTGCTCGGCGGCACGCCCTGCGAGTTCACCATGCAGGTCAGGCTGATCGTGCTGCCCTTCCTCACGTACACCTCCTCCGTGCCCAAAATTTCCGCCTGGACGTCTGCGCCGGGAGAGGGGTCAGAACGAGTTTATCGACGGCCAACTCACAAACAATCGGTTAAACGTGCAAAATTATTGTGCGCCGAAACGTTTGCATAAGCTAGAGCCGACGCATTATTGCGTAATTAATTCAATAATGATTCAATATGATTATGAATAGATGCGCCGGGCACATCAATTCAGCTTCGCTCCGGTTCCCGGGCATTTATGCTACTTTTTCGTCCCGGCTCGTTATTTAGCGCGTAACGCTCCTCAAAACACTATAACTCTTTAATGGTAAGTGCCGCTTAAGAAGGTCGTAAAATACACCGACAGCTAAAAACTCGTAAAGCGTAGCTGCCGGCCGATAAAATTAGTCGGTACACAGTCGGACAGTAGTCGGAGTAAAAACAGCCGCGGCGGGGAATGATGAGCCGAAACGACCCAATTAAAGGTAACGCATTCGATGAGAACGCATAGTTCTGTGATAAAATCGGATTACGGCGCGCGGCTGTTGACCGTGCCGGGATAAATGTCGGCAGCGATAACGATTAATTCAACGCGCGATGTACTCTACTCTGCACACtttttccccgcgcgcgcgatacaaTTTACTAATTGTCGCGTCGCGCGAAAAACACGCGAGCGAAAATCGAAGGGCAAAAAGCTTCTCCGACTGGCAAAACAACAAAGCGTGAATTTCCGCGTGCATTTCCATGCGGGCGGCGAAAATAAGAGCATGAAATGAGGGAAAAATAAGGGAAAAATAAAGGGAAAATAATACCAAGGCAAATGTTCGGCAGCTGCGCGCCGCCGAGTTCGACGTGCGACATGCGACATGCGACATGCAGTATATAGTAGTAAGTGAAATCCCACCTAGGACTCGGAGATAGACCGCCCTGTGTATTTTCGGCTCGGTGTTGACTTGGCACTCGTATATGCCCTCGTCCCTCGGCTGCACGTAATCTATTCGCAGATTCCAATCGTCCGAGGTGGCCGTATTACCGATAACGGTGAACCTCCCGTCGCTCGTGTACGTGATATCCATAGACGTCAAGATATGCAAATCCCTCTTTCTTATCCAGGACACCTGCAAGCGAGAGCGGGAGAAGCATTGCTACAGCCgaacattgaaaattcatccCGGCCCCCATCCGTTCCCTCCCCTCCCTCGCAACTCATACTTCTTGCGCGGacttcttcctctctctctctctcgcactcgcgGCTCGATCTAATTCAATGTGTGTCGGGACGCCCCGGGCAATAATTCCCTTATCGGCTAACGAGGATCTTGATCCAAACCGCGCGGGATGTATTCCTGGTCTCGGCTCCTCGTCGCCGCTCGTTTTTCTCCTCGCTCTGCTCTCTTCGTTAGTCGCGGCGCGATCGATCTCTGcggaaattgaatttttccaagTTGCTTTTGTTTTCGCACGCGATACaagcccctctctctcttccacgAGCAAATCGATATATTGATAAATAGTTTCGCGGAGAGGAGCTCGCGCTTTCGACTTCGTCAAGACGCTTTGACTTAACGCGCCCAGGTGCTCGATGCTTCTTCGATAGAGCTACTTCGAAAACTCCAGAGTTTATCGACTCCCGCGCGATTTAGTACAGATTCCTTTGATCAGGGTGAAAGAAAAAAGTGCGCGCGCAGCGCGTTCTTGATGCATGAATAAAATTCAATCCGATATTCGCCCGGGAAGGGGGAAAGACATGTTTTCGGGGGAGAGCCGCCCGGAAAAAGTTCCTCCCCGCTTAACATGCAAACAAAGTGAGAGCAaatagacgagagagagagagagagattttgaATGTAACTCGAATTTTCCTTGATTCATGGCCGCGAGTCACGTACGAGTTTACTTCTTCCCGTTAAGCATGATTCATGGTATTTTCCTACTAAATTATTTCCCTCGGCAAGTTTCGCCCGAATGACTGACGAATATCCGGAAAaacttgaaaatcattcggaTACGCGGCGTGCCGATACATTATAGTGATCAATCGCACcgaaatttaatgaaaattgaaaaattcgtTCCGAGCGGCCGCGATGTTTGCGGagcattaaaaatattataccaGAGCCCTCGGCCGGTTTTAATTCATCCCCAAAGATTTGCATTAATTGCGTGACTGCATACACCGTATTTTAATAACCCACTTTTCTCAAGGCATTAAAGTCTTATATAACTCCGAGCTCTCCTTGTTTTTCTTAGCCCCTATTATTATTGGGAGGTCCGCAGCATGGCTTTGATCGGAGGATAAATATCATTAATTGCGCGGGAAACTTTGCGACGCCCATATCGAATCCCTCTGCAAGTCAATTTTTCACGACTCCGCAATTTTCACCGCGAGCTCGAAATATCGAAGTTTTGAAGGTTCCGCGAATATTCGCGTAAATCTCGAGGCATCGAACTCCATTAGCCCGTGGCGTTTATCGGTCACGATTAACATTTGAATAACAAATCAGTTTCACAGAGTCCGGCGGCGCGGGGCGTGGCATTCAATAAGTTCTCGTGTCGCGGGATGAATCAGCGATCGCGCGGCATAATAACGCGCATACGTCTCCGGCTAAAGCCGCAAcaatgccgcgcgcgcgcgctctctctctctctctctctctctctctctcaactctCAGAGTCctatctgcgcgcgcgcgagcaggaAAAATGCGCCCACTTTGAAAGTCGAAATCCCTCGCTCCGTCACTGTCTGCGCTGATGCTGCGGGGACAGCTCGGAAATATACGCGCGACTCACCGTCCTGTTTCCAAGATTCTTAACCCTGCAGAGCAGCACGGCCGCTTGTCCGACGAGCGCGGTCACGTTCTCGGCGCCGTCGTCGGCGAAATGAGTCTTGCCGATagtggccgccgccgccgccgtcgtcgccgccgtcgAGCTcgtccgctgctgctgtatgTGCTTGGCCGAGCTGCcactgctgccgccgctgccgccgctgccgccgctgccgccgctgtcCTCCCGCTTCTCGCCGGCGACCTCATCGATCAGCCGGAGACCGCCTCCTGGAAAAATGACCGGGCGATTTCCGCTttactctctcactctgtaCACGCACGCGGGGCTCGATTTGAAaagcaaatattttacatcGCGCGTAGTTAGCGAATTTTTCCTCCGCGCCGTCCGACGGAGTCATTTGTCGGCTCGCGATTTTTCCACGCCGCTCGAAGGTGATTTATGAatttcccccccccccaccccggTGCGTACTGCGTGCTGTGCAAATATTCGCTCGGATTAGGGGAAGTGttcgaaaattcgaaatgCCGGCTAAAAGGAACGCGCAAGAACTAATGAAATATCGGCGcaactttattttaataacaaaGAGCAAGAGCCAGCGTGCGGGAGTTAAAAATGCAATTTCACTCCGTCGAGGCGCGCCTGAGTGGCGCGCGCCGGCGATAACGGACGTAACCTGATAACCGTTTTTCGGCCCGTCGATTCCCGCGAAAGAATACCGCTCGACGATGCGGCTCGCGCATTTTTTCCCCCGCAGAGGCTATATAATTCGCCTTTTTGCCGTCGGAATATCTGACTGATGGGATTGCGCGCCCCGATCGCACTCTCGCTTTTTTATTCCCCGCGCGGATCAAGCTCCCGAACCGATATTCCCCAGTCCTCTAGTCCTCTAGTCCTCTATTTGCCCCCGTCCGGTCcgtctattttttattttctatttcgtGCATCCATTAATTCGCGCGCGGAGGCGACATAAAAACCTTTGCGAAAAACAgggcgcgcgcggctctcggtCAGAGAGCGCTTTCACAGTCGCGtggacatttttattttcccgcATTCCGGCGCCCCCGGCGGCCGACTGCGCGCATTCAGAGAGACAGCGCTACGAGAGCGATTTTAATATGCGATATGCGACTGGCCGCGAGCCTTCTGCtcgagagaggaaggaagcctTCCAAATTTTGATTGTCCCGACCGCGCGCTTTTTCGGCTGAGATTAGCCTCGGCAAATCGAGAGCCAGTCGTGGAAAGGGCAATTTTCGGAACGCCGAGCATTCTAACTCGGTAATGGATTGTCCGATTGCCTCGAAATTTCGCAATCCTGTTCCGCGCCGCTGCGTCTCTCGCAATTTGCTCTCGGAGCACTTTTTATTTGCCCCCGTAGCCCTTCAAGGAG
The sequence above is a segment of the Nasonia vitripennis strain AsymCx chromosome 3, Nvit_psr_1.1, whole genome shotgun sequence genome. Coding sequences within it:
- the LOC100119616 gene encoding uncharacterized protein LOC100119616 isoform X1, with translation MAPIRGLALLFLGLAYLLRAESSVRSAADDAATAAERLQQPQHAGGGLRLIDEVAGEKREDSGGSGGSGGSGGSSGSSAKHIQQQRTSSTAATTAAAAATIGKTHFADDGAENVTALVGQAAVLLCRVKNLGNRTVSWIRKRDLHILTSMDITYTSDGRFTVIGNTATSDDWNLRIDYVQPRDEGIYECQVNTEPKIHRAVYLRVLDVQAEILGTEEVYVRKGSTISLTCMVNSQGVPPSNVTWYHAGTVIDFDGPRGGVSLETEKSKIGTTSKLLITRASLGDSGNYSCVSSKAARATVVVHVLNGKAPRQSGRLLQFLSALQLSANPGAAHHAGDSLRVRQVLELLGHTEPLVAGEHRGHQLRPGHRRDRGADAPRGRLLLPAPGPEEAQAHEAPRLAAAPRRGDDLRRPGDVPVRLGQPRGAGVLRQGGQRLQSRQMLGVLVELPAGGRRGAAHALLRPELLRGATQAQSRPRGPAAHLTIKKVD
- the LOC100119616 gene encoding zwei Ig domain protein zig-8 isoform X2, yielding MAPIRGLALLFLGLAYLLRAESSVRSAADDAATAAERLQQPQHAGGGLRLIDEVAGEKREDSGGSGGSGGSGGSSGSSAKHIQQQRTSSTAATTAAAAATIGKTHFADDGAENVTALVGQAAVLLCRVKNLGNRTVSWIRKRDLHILTSMDITYTSDGRFTVIGNTATSDDWNLRIDYVQPRDEGIYECQVNTEPKIHRAVYLRVLDVQAEILGTEEVYVRKGSTISLTCMVNSQGVPPSNVTWYHAGTVIDFDGPRGGVSLETEKSKIGTTSKLLITRASLGDSGNYSCVSSKAARATVVVHVLNGEHPAAMQHGAGLDARSNDRLLLPLLLLASIVPARLLS